The Neorhodopirellula lusitana genome contains a region encoding:
- a CDS encoding phosphoribosylglycinamide formyltransferase, which yields MSDPATSSVDTDLTRMPVAVFLSGSGRTLTNLIRHRDEHGLPIDIRLVIGSRAGLRGLEIAANDGIETLVIRPQDCETPEAYSAAMFAPVADRGCEYVVMAGFLKHVLIPEAFTNRVINIHPSLLPAFGGKGMYGHFVHEAVIASGADTSGCTVHFVDNLYDNGPVLHQRSCPVLADDTPDALAARVFEQECLAMPEAIQKLLQA from the coding sequence ATGAGCGATCCGGCGACCTCGTCAGTGGACACGGATTTGACGCGAATGCCAGTTGCCGTTTTTCTAAGTGGCAGCGGGCGGACGCTGACGAACTTGATCCGTCACCGTGATGAGCATGGATTGCCAATCGACATTCGGTTGGTGATTGGTAGCCGGGCAGGGCTACGTGGTTTGGAAATCGCAGCGAACGATGGCATCGAAACGCTGGTCATTCGGCCTCAGGATTGCGAGACGCCTGAGGCATACAGCGCGGCGATGTTCGCGCCCGTAGCGGACCGCGGCTGTGAATACGTCGTGATGGCAGGATTCTTGAAGCATGTTTTGATTCCCGAAGCGTTCACCAACCGAGTCATCAACATTCACCCGTCGCTGTTGCCTGCATTTGGCGGCAAAGGCATGTACGGGCATTTCGTGCATGAAGCCGTGATCGCCAGCGGCGCGGATACCAGCGGTTGTACGGTCCATTTTGTGGATAACTTGTATGACAATGGGCCCGTTTTGCACCAGCGATCTTGTCCGGTATTGGCGGATGACACCCCCGATGCTTTGGCTGCGCGGGTGTTTGAGCAGGAATGTTTAGCGATGCCCGAAGCGATCCAGAAGCTTCTTCAGGCCTAG